The Chlorocebus sabaeus isolate Y175 chromosome 1, mChlSab1.0.hap1, whole genome shotgun sequence genome includes a region encoding these proteins:
- the LOC103248413 gene encoding peptidyl-prolyl cis-trans isomerase FKBP3 encodes MAAAVPQRAWTVEQLRSEQLPKKDIIKFLQEHGSDSFLAEHKLLGNIKNVAKTANKDHLVTAYNHLFETKRFKGTESISKVSEQVKNVKLNEDKPKETKSEETLDEGPPKYTKSVLKKGDKTNFPKKGDVVHCWYTGTLQDGTVFDTNIQTSAKKKKNAKPLSFKVGVGKVIRGWDEALLTMSKGEKARLEIEPEWAYGKKGQPDAKIPPNAKLIFEVELVDID; translated from the coding sequence ATGGCGGCGGCTGTTCCACAGCGGGCGTGGACCGTGGAGCAGCTGCGCAGTGAGCAGCTGCCCAAGAAGGACATTATCAAGTTTCTGCAGGAACACGGTTCAGATTCGTTTCTTGCAGAACATAAATTATtaggaaacattaaaaatgtggCCAAGACAGCTAACAAGGACCACTTGGTTACAGCCTATAACCATCTTTTTGAAACTAAGCGTTTTAAGGGTACTGAAAGTATAAGTAAAGTGTCTGAGCAAGTAAAAAATGTGAAGCTTAATGAAGATAAACCCAAAGAAACCAAGTCTGAAGAGACCCTGGATGAGGGTCCACCAAAATATACTAAATCTGTGCTGAAAAAGGGAGATAAAACCAACTTTCCCAAAAAGGGAGAtgttgttcattgctggtatacaGGAACACTACAAGATGGGACTGTGTTTGATACTAATATTCAAACAAgtgcaaagaagaagaaaaatgccaaGCCTTTAAGTTTTAAGGTCGGAGTAGGCAAAGTTATCAGAGGATGGGATGAAGCCCTCTTGACTATGAGTAAAGGAGAAAAGGCTCGACTGGAGATTGAACCAGAATGGGCTTATGGAAAGAAAGGACAGCCTGATGCCAAAATTCCACCAAATGCAAAACTCATTTTTGAAGTGGAATTAGTGGATATTGACTGA